Proteins co-encoded in one Salarias fasciatus chromosome 4, fSalaFa1.1, whole genome shotgun sequence genomic window:
- the LOC115386986 gene encoding pyruvate dehydrogenase (acetyl-transferring) kinase isozyme 2, mitochondrial-like, which yields MSSKMKHLGSLVRTAALVSKHIEHFSRFSPSPLSMKQFLDFGSTSACERTSFVFLRQELPVRLSNIMKEISLLPDRLLATPSVQLVETWYIQSLTEILDFLDKNPDDHRVLETFVEVLEGVRNRHNEVVPTMAQGVIEYKDAFGRQDAVTDHNIQYFMDRFYTSRISIRMLINQHSLVFNGNSNPAHPYTIGCIDSKCDVTEVVRDAYESAKLLCEQYYLGAPELELTQMNANSLREPIQISYVPSHLYHMLFELFKNAMRATIETHEASRTLPPIRVLVALAEEDLSIKMSDRGGGVPFRKMERVFSYMYSTAPRPSMEHTHRAPLAGFGYGLPISRLYARYFQGDLQLYSMEGFGTDAVIHLKALSTDSVERLPVFNKTALRHYKLSLEADDWCVPSSEPLDLAVQRSAK from the exons ATGAGCAGTAAGATGAAGCACCTGGGCTCCCTGGTGAGGACGGCCGCTCTGGTCAGCAAGCACATCGAGCActtctccaggttctccccctctcctctgtccatgAAGCAGTTCCTGGACTTCG GCTCCACCAGCGCCTGCGAGCGCACCTCCTTCGTCTTCCTCCGGCAGGAGCTGCCGGTCCGCCTGTCCAACATCATGAAGGAGATCAGCCTGCTGCCGGACCGCCTGCTGGCCACGCCCTCCGTCCAGCTGGTGGAGACCTG GTACATCCAGAGTCTGACGGAAATCCTGGACTTCCTGGACAAGAACCCCGACGACCACCGAGTCCTGGAGAC GTTCGTGGAGGTGCTGGAGGGCGTGAGGAACCGGCACAACGAGGTGGTTCCCACCATGGCTCAGGGCGTCATCGAGTACAAGGACGCCTTCGGCCGGCAGGACGCCGTCACCGACCACAACATCCAGTACTTCATGGACCGCTTCTACACCAGCCGCATCTCCATCCGCATGCTCATCAACCAGCACA gtctggtcttcaacggGAACTCGAACCCCGCCCACCCCTACACCATCGGCTGCATCGACTCCAAGTGCGACGTGACGGAGGTGGTGCGAG ACGCCTATGAGAGCGCcaagctgctgtgtgagcaGTACTACCTGGGAGCTCCCGAGCTGGAGCTGACGCAGATGAACG CCAACAGCCTGAGAGAGCCCATCCAGATCTCCTACGTCCCGTCGCACCTCTACCACATGCTGTTCGAGCTCTTCAAG AACGCCATGAGAGCGACCATCGAGACCCACGAGGCCAGCAGGACCCTGCCCCCGATCCGGGTCCTGGTGGCCCTGGCTGAGGAGGACCTGTCCATCAAG ATGAGTGACCGAGGCGGCGGCGTTCCCTTCAGGAAGATGGAGCGTGTGTTCAGCTACATGTACTCCACCGCGCCCCGGCCCTCCATGGAGCACACACACCGAGCCCCACTg gcgggCTTCGGCTACGGTCTGCCCATCTCTCGCCTCTACGCCCGCTACTTCCAGGGAGACTTGCAGCTGTACTCCATGGAGGGCTTTGGGACGGACGCCGTCATCCACCTgaag GCCCTGTCCACCGACTCCGTGGAGCGGCTGCCGGTCTTCAACAAGACGGCTCTGCGGCACTACAAGCTGAGTCTGGAGGCGGACGACTGGTGCGTCCCGTCCAGCGAGCCGCTGGATCTGGCCGTCCAGCGCTCGGCCAAGTGA
- the ube2z gene encoding ubiquitin-conjugating enzyme E2 Z, protein MADSFSEDSAVTGPGGGAPLPPAVSSSLPGGQSAASGAHSGSSPASPPPAAAAQSGLASAVPASPVGFGSTFTPGSSPPAVAVSPTVHASSALPGVGLGVAGVAGAGLLSQIHATSWDPTLSTDWDNEKASQQCILRIKRDIMSIYKEPPPGMFVVPDPQDMTKIHALITGPFDTPYEGGFFLFLFRCPPDYPIHPPRVKLITTGHNTVRFNPNFYRNGKVCLSILGTWTGPAWSPAQSISSVLISIQSLMTENPYHNEPGFEQERHPGDSKNYNECIRHETMRVAVCDMLEGKVPCPEALWSVMEKSFLEYYDFYEGVCKERLHLQGQNMQDPFGEKRGRFDYQGLLARLGATHRRVREKALAEDRHNQDESDSDSSSSGTDPDSQGSSHP, encoded by the exons ATGGCGGACAGCTTCTCCGAGGACTCCGCCGTGACCGGGCCGGGCGGCGGAGCTCCGCTGCCCCCGGCAGTGTCCTCCTCTCTTCCGGGGGGACAGTCCGCGGCCAGCGGGGCTCACTCCGGCTCCAGCCCGGCCTCCCCTCCGCCCGCCGCGGCCGCGCAGAGTGGCCTCGCCTCGGCGGTCCCCGCCTCCCCGGTGGGCTTCGGGAGCACGTTCACCCCCGGGTCCTCTCCGCCCGCCGTGGCCGTGTCTCCCACCGTGCACGCCTCCTCGGCTCTCCCCGGGGTTGGGCTCGGGGTGGCCGGGGTGGCAGGAGCGGGCCTCCTGTCCCAGATCCACGCCACTTCCTGGGACCCGACTCTGAGCACGGACTGGGACAACGAGAAGGCGTCCCAGCAGTGTATCCTGAGGATAAagag AGACATCATGTCCATCTACAAGGAGCCTCCTCCAGGGATGTTTGTCGTCCCCGACCCTCAGGACATGACCAAG ATCCACGCTCTGATCACGGGGCCGTTCGACACGCCGTACGAGGGcggcttcttcctcttcctgttccgcTGCCCCCCCGACTACCCCATCCACCCTCCGCGGGTCAAGCTCATCACCACGGGGCACAACACCGTGCGCTTCAACCCCAACTTCTACCGCAACGGCAAAGTGTGCCTGAGCATCCTGGG GACGTGGACCGGCCCGGCCTGGAGTCCGGCTCAGAGCATCTCCTCAGTCCTCATCTCCATCCAGTCGCTGATGACGGAGAACCCCTACCACAACGAGCCGGGCTTCGAGCAGGAGCGCCACCCGGGGGACAGCAAGAACTACAACGAGTGCATCCGCCATGAAACCATGAGAGTGGCCGTGTGCGACATGCTGGAGGGGAAGGTTCCCTGTCCCGAGGCTCTGTG GAGCGTGATGGAGAAGTCCTTCCTGGAGTACTACGACTTCTACGAGGGCGTCTGCAAGGAGAGGCTGCACCTGCAGGGGCAGAACATGCAG GACCCGTTTGGGGAGAAGCGCGGCCGCTTCGACTACCAGGGCCTGCTGGCCCGGCTGGGCGCCACGCACCGCCGGGTTCGGGAGAAGGCTCTGGCCGAGGACCGGCACAACCAGGACGAGTCGGACTCAGACAGCAGCTCGTCGGGCACCGACCCGGACAGCCAGGGCAGCTCGCACCCCTGA